In Promicromonospora sukumoe, the following proteins share a genomic window:
- a CDS encoding carbohydrate ABC transporter permease, with the protein MSSRTSVGKSAAAPSATRPTSKIASRRQRWGYVYVAPFAAVFAVFLVLPLGYALWMSLHNKGIATAGRSVFVGADNYVKAFTDPVFLEGLWRVLRFVLVMVPVQIVVALVAALLLDTLATRLSRATRLLIFVPYAIPAVIGALMWGFLYSPRFGPAQDVFGLVGLAAPDFLSSANIFGSLVNIVTWQWVGYYMIIIYAALRSIDPSVYEAAVLDGADGRQIALRIKVPMISSSMVMIVVFALIGTLQFFTEPQVLRSSAQGAIPSDYTPNMYAFATAFNYSQFNYASTLAFSLGFLVFVGSYVFLFLTRKQSGLK; encoded by the coding sequence ATGAGCTCACGAACGAGCGTGGGCAAGAGCGCCGCCGCGCCGTCCGCGACCCGCCCCACCAGCAAGATCGCCAGCCGGCGGCAGCGCTGGGGATACGTCTACGTGGCGCCGTTCGCCGCGGTGTTCGCCGTGTTCCTGGTGCTGCCGCTGGGCTACGCGCTGTGGATGAGCCTGCACAACAAGGGCATCGCCACGGCCGGGCGCAGCGTGTTCGTGGGCGCCGACAACTACGTCAAGGCGTTCACGGACCCGGTGTTCCTGGAGGGCCTGTGGCGGGTGCTCCGGTTCGTGCTGGTCATGGTGCCGGTGCAGATCGTGGTCGCGCTCGTCGCGGCGCTCCTGCTCGACACCCTCGCCACCCGCCTGAGCCGGGCCACGCGGCTGCTGATCTTCGTGCCGTACGCGATCCCGGCGGTCATCGGGGCGCTCATGTGGGGCTTCCTGTACAGCCCGCGGTTCGGCCCGGCGCAGGACGTGTTCGGGCTGGTGGGCCTGGCGGCGCCGGACTTCCTCAGCTCCGCCAACATCTTCGGGTCGCTGGTCAACATCGTGACCTGGCAGTGGGTGGGCTACTACATGATCATCATCTACGCCGCGCTGCGGTCGATCGACCCGTCGGTCTACGAGGCCGCGGTGCTCGACGGCGCGGACGGCCGGCAGATCGCGCTGCGCATCAAGGTGCCGATGATCTCGTCGTCGATGGTGATGATCGTGGTCTTCGCCCTGATCGGCACCCTGCAATTCTTCACGGAGCCGCAGGTCCTGCGGTCCTCCGCGCAGGGCGCCATCCCGTCCGACTACACCCCGAACATGTACGCGTTCGCCACGGCGTTCAACTACAGCCAGTTCAACTACGCCTCGACGCTGGCGTTCTCCCTCGGGTTCCTCGTGTTCGTGGGCTCGTACGTGTTCCTGTTCCTGACGCGCAAGCAGAGCGGGCTCAAGTGA
- a CDS encoding carbohydrate ABC transporter permease — protein MATSTLLSRSRTDRAARETSAPVGQGRRLGSHVVLVLLAIYFVVPLWWLAVASTKTNAGLFAGDALWFGSDFALWDNVTGLFTHQGGIYWTWFRNSFVYAIAGGVGATALSVLAGYGLAKYRFRGRSAFFALLLGSVMVPMTALVIPTFVLLSGMGLLNTMWAVILPSLLSPVGVYLVRVYAQDAVPEEVLDAGRVDGAGELRLFFQVVLPLLRPAIVTVLLLTTVATWNNFFLPLAVLRDPNLLPVTVGIYNWQALSNAGAGGEQVWNLIVTGSFLSVVPLVAAFLSLQRYWQGGLSLGSVR, from the coding sequence ATGGCGACCTCCACCCTTCTCTCCAGGTCCCGTACTGACCGTGCGGCACGCGAGACCTCGGCCCCCGTGGGCCAGGGGCGGCGCCTCGGCTCGCACGTGGTGCTCGTGCTGCTCGCGATCTACTTCGTGGTGCCGCTCTGGTGGCTCGCCGTGGCGTCCACCAAGACCAACGCCGGCCTGTTCGCCGGGGACGCGCTCTGGTTCGGCTCGGACTTCGCGCTCTGGGACAACGTCACGGGGCTGTTCACCCACCAGGGCGGCATCTACTGGACCTGGTTCCGCAACTCGTTCGTGTACGCGATCGCGGGCGGGGTGGGCGCGACGGCGCTCTCGGTGCTCGCGGGCTACGGCCTCGCCAAGTACCGGTTCCGGGGGCGGTCCGCGTTCTTCGCGCTGCTGCTCGGCTCGGTCATGGTGCCCATGACGGCGCTTGTGATCCCCACCTTCGTGCTGCTGAGCGGGATGGGTCTGCTCAACACCATGTGGGCGGTGATCCTGCCGTCGCTGCTGAGCCCGGTCGGCGTCTACCTCGTGCGGGTCTACGCCCAGGACGCGGTGCCGGAGGAGGTGCTCGACGCCGGCCGGGTCGACGGAGCGGGTGAACTTCGTCTCTTCTTCCAGGTGGTGCTGCCCCTGCTGCGGCCGGCGATCGTGACCGTCCTGCTCCTCACAACGGTCGCGACATGGAACAACTTCTTCCTCCCGCTGGCGGTCCTGAGGGACCCCAACCTGCTGCCCGTGACGGTCGGCATCTACAACTGGCAGGCCCTCTCGAACGCCGGAGCGGGCGGCGAGCAGGTGTGGAACCTGATCGTCACGGGCTCCTTCCTGTCCGTGGTTCCGCTGGTCGCGGCGTTTCTCTCGTTGCAGAGGTACTGGCAGGGCGGGCTGTCGCTCGGCAGCGTCCGGTGA
- the chvE gene encoding multiple monosaccharide ABC transporter substrate-binding protein, with translation MARKLWATRGLAALATGAMAVSLTACGGGGAGGGAGGGAGDGEEGGLVGVAMPTETYERWIADGDAVKTGLEEAGYEVDLQFAGDNIPTQQQQIDAMINKGAEALIIASIDGTALGSQLEAAAAADIPVISYDRLIRDSENVDFYVTFDNYEVGVQQGTSLLTGLGILDENGEEAADASEGPFNVELFAGSPDDNNAGFFFDGAMSVLQPYIDDETLVVPSGQTDFGTVAIQRWEQERAQSRMEDLLTSTYTKGDVNVDGVLAPADVISRGIITALQNSGYGKGDLAMPVITGQDAEAASAKLIVDGDQYSTIFKDTRLLAEQAVTAATAYLEGNEPEANDTETYDNGPIVVPSYLLPTVIVTADNLQAELVDSGYLTEEEVASGQVDE, from the coding sequence ATGGCAAGGAAGCTGTGGGCTACGCGTGGTCTGGCCGCGCTGGCGACGGGCGCGATGGCCGTCTCGCTGACCGCGTGCGGTGGCGGCGGTGCCGGTGGTGGCGCTGGTGGCGGCGCCGGCGATGGTGAAGAGGGCGGCCTTGTGGGTGTGGCCATGCCCACCGAGACGTACGAGCGGTGGATCGCGGACGGCGACGCCGTGAAGACCGGGCTCGAGGAAGCCGGCTACGAGGTCGACCTGCAGTTCGCGGGTGACAACATCCCGACCCAGCAGCAGCAGATCGACGCGATGATCAACAAGGGTGCCGAGGCGCTCATCATCGCCTCGATCGACGGCACCGCGCTGGGCAGCCAGCTCGAGGCCGCCGCTGCCGCTGACATCCCGGTCATCTCGTACGACCGCCTGATCCGCGACTCGGAGAACGTCGACTTCTACGTCACCTTCGACAACTACGAGGTCGGCGTGCAGCAGGGTACCTCGCTGCTGACCGGCCTGGGCATCCTCGACGAGAACGGCGAGGAGGCCGCTGACGCGTCCGAGGGCCCGTTCAATGTCGAGCTGTTCGCCGGCTCGCCCGACGACAACAACGCCGGATTCTTCTTCGACGGCGCCATGTCCGTGCTCCAGCCGTACATCGACGACGAGACGCTCGTCGTCCCGTCGGGGCAGACCGACTTCGGCACCGTCGCCATCCAGCGCTGGGAGCAGGAGCGTGCGCAGAGCCGCATGGAGGATCTGCTGACCTCCACGTACACCAAGGGTGACGTGAACGTCGACGGCGTGCTGGCCCCGGCCGACGTGATCTCGCGCGGCATCATTACAGCCCTGCAGAACTCCGGCTACGGCAAGGGTGACCTGGCGATGCCCGTCATCACCGGCCAGGACGCCGAGGCGGCGTCGGCCAAGCTGATCGTCGACGGTGACCAGTACTCGACGATCTTCAAGGACACGCGTCTGCTGGCCGAGCAGGCCGTCACGGCCGCCACGGCCTACCTCGAGGGCAACGAGCCCGAGGCGAACGACACCGAGACGTACGACAACGGCCCCATCGTCGTGCCGTCGTACCTCCTGCCCACGGTGATCGTGACCGCGGACAACCTGCAGGCCGAGCTGGTCGACTCCGGCTACCTCACCGAGGAAGAGGTCGCCTCGGGTCAGGTCGACGAGTAG
- the mmsA gene encoding multiple monosaccharide ABC transporter ATP-binding protein — MADSAPTDILEMRGITKTFPGVKALQDVNLTVRRGEIHAICGENGAGKSTLMKVLSGVYPHGTYEGDIVLDGETAQFGTINDSEALGVVIIHQELALVPYLSIAENIFLGNERLRAGGAIDWNRTNAEAAELLARVGLSESPTTPISALGVGKQQLVEIAKAISKDVRLLILDEPTAALNDNDSEHLLGLLRQFKEQGITSIMISHKLAEIAEIADRTTIIRDGRSIETFDMATAGASSEAVQNRIIRGMVGRDLDNRYPDRVSNPGEEVLRVEDWTVYHPTQPGRVIVEKANLNVRAGEVVGIAGLMGAGRTELAMSLFGRSYGRDISGTAYIHGQQVDVHNVPDAIKAGIAYVSEDRKQYGLNLIEDIRRNISAAGLGKLAKNGFVDENEELKVAEEYRASMNIRTPNVLTEVGKLSGGNQQKVVLSKWLYTAPEVLILDEPTRGIDVGAKYEIYTIINELVAAGKAVLVISSELPELLGICDRIYTLAFGRITGEVDVPSATQEGLMALMTQETTQETQEATA, encoded by the coding sequence ATGGCCGATTCGGCGCCGACCGACATCCTCGAGATGCGCGGCATCACCAAGACATTTCCTGGGGTCAAGGCACTCCAGGACGTCAACCTCACCGTCCGCCGGGGCGAGATCCACGCGATCTGCGGCGAGAACGGGGCGGGCAAGTCCACCCTCATGAAGGTGCTGTCGGGCGTCTACCCGCACGGCACCTACGAGGGCGACATCGTGCTCGACGGCGAGACCGCCCAGTTCGGCACCATCAACGACTCCGAGGCGCTGGGCGTGGTGATCATCCACCAGGAGCTCGCCCTCGTCCCGTACCTGTCGATCGCCGAGAACATCTTCCTCGGGAACGAGCGCCTCCGGGCCGGCGGCGCCATCGACTGGAACAGGACCAACGCCGAGGCGGCCGAGCTGCTCGCGCGGGTCGGCCTGAGCGAGTCGCCGACGACGCCGATCTCCGCGCTGGGCGTGGGCAAGCAGCAGCTCGTGGAGATCGCGAAGGCGATCTCCAAGGACGTGCGCCTGCTCATCCTCGACGAGCCGACGGCGGCGCTGAACGACAACGACTCCGAGCACCTGCTCGGCCTGCTCCGGCAGTTCAAGGAGCAGGGGATCACCTCGATCATGATCTCCCACAAGCTGGCCGAGATCGCCGAGATCGCGGACCGCACCACGATCATCCGTGACGGCCGGTCCATCGAGACCTTCGACATGGCCACCGCGGGTGCGTCGTCCGAGGCGGTCCAGAACCGCATCATCCGCGGCATGGTGGGGCGTGACCTCGACAACCGCTACCCCGACCGGGTCTCGAACCCCGGCGAGGAGGTGCTCCGCGTCGAGGACTGGACGGTCTACCACCCGACCCAGCCCGGGCGCGTCATCGTCGAGAAGGCGAACCTGAACGTCCGCGCCGGCGAGGTGGTCGGCATCGCCGGCCTCATGGGCGCCGGACGCACCGAGCTCGCGATGTCGCTGTTCGGCCGCTCCTACGGCCGTGACATCAGCGGCACGGCGTACATCCACGGTCAGCAGGTCGACGTGCACAACGTGCCGGACGCCATCAAGGCGGGCATCGCCTACGTGTCGGAGGACCGTAAGCAGTACGGGCTCAACCTCATCGAGGACATCCGCCGGAACATCTCGGCGGCGGGCCTCGGCAAGCTGGCGAAGAACGGCTTCGTGGACGAGAACGAGGAGCTCAAGGTCGCGGAGGAGTACCGCGCGTCCATGAACATCCGCACCCCCAACGTGCTGACGGAGGTGGGCAAGCTCTCGGGCGGCAACCAGCAGAAGGTCGTGCTGTCCAAGTGGCTGTACACCGCCCCTGAGGTGCTGATCCTCGACGAGCCCACCCGCGGCATCGACGTCGGCGCCAAGTACGAGATCTACACCATCATCAACGAGCTGGTCGCGGCAGGGAAGGCCGTGCTGGTCATCTCGTCGGAGCTTCCCGAGCTCCTCGGGATCTGCGACCGCATCTACACCCTGGCCTTCGGCCGCATCACTGGCGAGGTCGACGTGCCCTCCGCCACCCAGGAAGGACTCATGGCTCTCATGACGCAGGAGACCACGCAGGAGACGCAGGAGGCGACGGCATGA
- the mmsB gene encoding multiple monosaccharide ABC transporter permease, with the protein MTGIANIRDLLTRNIRTSGIYIAFVLIIVLFSVLTDGLLLSSRNLTSLVLQFSYILILAIGMVIIIIGGHIDLSVGSVVALTGAIAAVVIVRNGMPWWVGVLAALGTGLLVGAWQGFWVAYVGIPAFIVTLAGMLLFRGLTLQVLNNVSLSPFPSEYTSIATGFFNGLLGGYGYDTFTLVIFAIGVLGFAYNSWRTRRARIAYNQAVEAPVLFVLKLVVVAAVVMWFAYNLATYRGLPAVLIILAVLVLAYTLVTKHSVFGRHVYAIGGNLAAAQLSGVRVKRVNFWMFVNMGFLASIAGIVFSARSSAAQPGAGNMFELDAIAACFIGGAAVTGGIGTVTGAMVGGLIMAVMSNGMSLMGVDQSTQQIVKGIVLLLAVAFDVWNKKRASATR; encoded by the coding sequence ATGACCGGCATCGCCAACATCCGGGACCTGCTCACCCGGAACATCCGCACCAGCGGTATCTACATCGCGTTCGTGCTGATCATCGTGCTGTTCTCGGTGCTGACCGACGGACTGCTGCTCAGCTCGCGCAACCTCACCAGCCTCGTGCTGCAGTTCTCGTACATCCTGATCCTCGCCATCGGCATGGTGATCATCATCATCGGCGGGCACATCGACCTGTCGGTGGGTTCGGTGGTCGCGCTCACCGGCGCCATCGCCGCCGTCGTCATCGTCCGGAACGGCATGCCCTGGTGGGTCGGCGTGCTCGCGGCGCTCGGCACGGGACTGCTGGTCGGGGCCTGGCAAGGGTTCTGGGTCGCGTACGTAGGGATCCCAGCGTTCATCGTGACGTTGGCAGGCATGCTCCTGTTCCGCGGCCTCACGCTCCAGGTGCTGAACAACGTCTCGCTCTCGCCGTTCCCGAGCGAGTACACGAGCATCGCCACGGGCTTCTTCAACGGCCTGCTCGGCGGCTACGGCTACGACACCTTCACGCTCGTCATCTTCGCGATCGGCGTGCTCGGCTTCGCGTACAACTCGTGGCGCACCCGCCGCGCCCGGATCGCCTACAACCAGGCGGTCGAGGCTCCGGTGCTGTTCGTGCTGAAGCTGGTCGTGGTCGCCGCCGTCGTCATGTGGTTCGCGTACAACCTCGCCACGTACCGCGGCCTGCCCGCGGTGCTGATCATCCTGGCCGTGCTGGTCCTGGCCTACACGCTGGTCACCAAGCACAGCGTGTTCGGCCGCCACGTCTACGCCATCGGCGGCAACCTCGCCGCGGCGCAGCTCTCCGGCGTCCGGGTCAAGCGCGTGAACTTCTGGATGTTCGTGAACATGGGCTTCCTGGCCTCGATCGCGGGCATCGTGTTCTCGGCCCGCTCCAGCGCCGCCCAGCCGGGTGCCGGCAACATGTTCGAGCTCGACGCCATCGCGGCGTGCTTCATCGGTGGCGCCGCCGTGACCGGCGGCATCGGCACCGTGACCGGCGCGATGGTCGGCGGTCTGATCATGGCCGTCATGTCGAACGGCATGTCGCTCATGGGCGTCGACCAGTCGACGCAGCAGATCGTCAAGGGCATCGTGCTGCTCCTGGCTGTCGCGTTCGACGTGTGGAACAAGAAGCGGGCGTCCGCCACCCGCTGA
- a CDS encoding TetR/AcrR family transcriptional regulator → MAEPAPVSRRGRRPAGQDARAEILAAARDEFVENGYQAASLRAVARRAGVDPGTVRHWFPDKARLLTATLGVAGIEPDRVVERVSAGPVESLGERLAEAVIGIWDFDGGDTVRVVIPAVMSDAELRGLLPQFIGAAILAPVMRALDVPDAPLRTALVASQMSGVLLTRYLIPVDPLASLAPADVARLVGPTLQRYLTGPLPDAGGLAR, encoded by the coding sequence ATGGCCGAACCCGCACCCGTGTCCCGCCGCGGCCGCCGTCCCGCCGGGCAGGACGCCCGCGCCGAGATCCTGGCCGCCGCCCGCGACGAGTTCGTGGAGAACGGGTACCAGGCGGCCTCCCTCCGCGCCGTCGCGCGGCGGGCCGGCGTGGACCCCGGCACGGTGCGGCACTGGTTCCCCGACAAGGCGCGCCTCCTGACGGCGACCCTCGGGGTCGCGGGGATCGAGCCCGACCGGGTGGTCGAGCGCGTGTCGGCCGGCCCCGTGGAGTCGCTGGGGGAGCGCCTCGCGGAGGCGGTGATCGGCATCTGGGACTTCGACGGCGGGGACACCGTCCGCGTGGTCATCCCGGCCGTCATGTCCGACGCCGAGCTGCGCGGCCTGCTGCCGCAGTTCATCGGCGCGGCGATCCTGGCGCCCGTGATGCGCGCCCTCGACGTACCCGACGCCCCGCTGCGCACCGCGCTCGTCGCCTCCCAGATGTCGGGGGTGCTGCTCACCCGGTACCTGATCCCCGTGGACCCGCTCGCCTCGCTCGCCCCGGCCGACGTCGCCCGCCTCGTGGGCCCCACCCTGCAGCGCTACCTCACCGGCCCCCTGCCCGACGCCGGGGGTCTTGCGCGGTAG
- a CDS encoding ABC transporter ATP-binding protein: MRKNAVVIRDLRVVRGGRPIIDGLDLDVPAGSVVGLLGPSGSGKTTLMRTVVGVQDKVTGTVHVLDAAAGSPALRRKVGYMTQDASVYTDLTVAQNLRYFAALAGVPAPAKAVASAVATVDLGGHEKQRVGTLSGGERSRVSLAAALVSDPELLVLDEPTVGLDPVLRRDLWTVFRRLAADGRTLLVSSHVMDEATQCDRLLLMRAGSLVADTTPDELLTSTGAPDAERAFLALIDAADVAAAADSGGRPGAPATPTHEETAR, from the coding sequence ATGAGGAAAAACGCGGTCGTCATCCGGGACCTGCGGGTCGTCCGCGGCGGCAGGCCGATCATCGACGGGCTCGACCTCGACGTGCCCGCGGGTTCGGTCGTCGGGCTCCTCGGCCCCTCCGGCTCCGGCAAGACGACGCTCATGCGGACCGTCGTCGGCGTCCAGGACAAGGTCACCGGCACCGTCCATGTGCTCGACGCCGCCGCCGGCAGCCCCGCCCTGCGCCGCAAGGTCGGCTACATGACCCAGGACGCCAGCGTCTACACCGACCTCACCGTCGCCCAGAACCTGCGGTACTTCGCGGCGCTCGCGGGCGTCCCTGCCCCGGCGAAGGCCGTCGCCTCGGCCGTGGCGACCGTCGACCTCGGCGGGCACGAGAAGCAGCGCGTCGGCACGCTGTCCGGCGGCGAGCGGTCGCGCGTCTCGCTGGCCGCTGCGCTGGTCAGCGACCCCGAGCTGCTCGTCCTCGACGAGCCGACCGTCGGCCTCGACCCCGTCCTGCGCCGCGACCTGTGGACCGTCTTCCGGCGGCTCGCGGCCGACGGCCGCACGCTCCTCGTCTCCAGCCACGTGATGGACGAGGCCACGCAGTGCGACCGCCTGCTCCTCATGCGGGCCGGGAGCCTCGTCGCGGACACCACCCCCGACGAGCTGCTCACCAGCACCGGGGCGCCCGACGCCGAGCGGGCGTTCCTCGCCCTGATCGACGCGGCCGACGTCGCCGCCGCCGCTGACTCCGGCGGCCGGCCCGGTGCCCCCGCCACCCCGACGCACGAGGAGACCGCGCGATGA
- a CDS encoding ABC transporter permease, which produces MTLTLATTGRVLSQLRGDHRTVALILLLPCLLIGLIAWMFHDQPQVLDQFGPMLVGLFPLIVMFLVTSVATLRERQSGTLERLMTTPIRKGDFVAGYGLAFATLALVQAGVVVGFAVLVGMDVAGPLWLVVVVALLDAILGCTLGLAASALARSEFQAVQMMPAILFPQLITCGLLMPRDQMPEVLEWLSRAFPLTYAIEAMTSLAAGEDWSGVRGAVGVIALFIVGAVVLGVATLRRRTA; this is translated from the coding sequence ATGACCCTGACCCTCGCCACCACCGGCCGCGTGCTGTCCCAGCTCCGCGGCGACCACCGCACGGTGGCGCTGATCCTGTTGCTGCCCTGCCTGCTCATCGGGCTCATCGCCTGGATGTTCCACGACCAGCCCCAGGTGCTCGACCAGTTCGGCCCCATGCTCGTTGGCCTGTTCCCGCTGATCGTGATGTTCCTGGTCACGAGCGTCGCGACGCTGCGCGAGCGGCAGTCCGGCACGCTGGAGCGGCTCATGACGACGCCGATCCGCAAGGGCGACTTCGTGGCCGGCTACGGGCTCGCGTTCGCCACGCTCGCGCTCGTGCAGGCGGGCGTCGTCGTCGGCTTCGCCGTGCTGGTCGGCATGGACGTGGCCGGTCCGCTGTGGCTCGTCGTCGTGGTGGCGCTGCTCGACGCGATCCTCGGCTGCACCCTCGGCCTGGCCGCCTCCGCGCTGGCCCGCAGCGAGTTCCAGGCGGTGCAGATGATGCCCGCCATCCTGTTCCCGCAGCTCATCACCTGCGGCCTGCTCATGCCGCGCGACCAGATGCCCGAGGTCCTGGAGTGGCTGTCCCGGGCCTTCCCGCTCACCTATGCCATCGAGGCGATGACGTCGCTCGCCGCGGGCGAGGACTGGTCGGGCGTGCGCGGCGCCGTCGGGGTGATCGCCCTGTTCATCGTGGGTGCGGTCGTGCTGGGAGTAGCCACGCTCCGCCGTCGGACGGCGTGA
- a CDS encoding acetoin utilization protein AcuC: MHLARLVWSPRLLEYDFGPGHPMSPARLDLTMRLIETLGLLDRPELEVVDAEPATDDVIETVHDPEYVAAVRHAGTTLEPDLMRGLGTDDDPLFLGMHEAAARQLGGSVALADALWRGEITHGVNVAGGMHHAMPGAASGFCVYNDAAAAIRRLLDLGAERVAYLDFDAHHGDGVEAIFWDDPRVLTVSIHEDGRTLFPGTGASSDVGMPGPAEGTAVNIPVPARTRGAAWLRAIDAVVPALVREHRPQAIVSQHGCDAHGRDPLSNLNVSVDAQTTAQQWAHALAHEHADGRWLALGGGGYAVSDVVPLAWTALVAEAAHAPLERGAELPASWRDAVEALDLEAAHTLGTAEVPFRSWREGYDPADAVDRAVQATRRAVFPLWGLDPLLD; this comes from the coding sequence GTGCACCTCGCCCGGCTGGTCTGGAGTCCGCGACTCCTCGAGTACGACTTCGGCCCCGGGCACCCCATGTCGCCCGCCCGCCTCGACCTGACGATGCGGCTCATCGAGACGCTCGGCCTGCTCGACCGGCCCGAGCTGGAGGTGGTCGACGCCGAGCCGGCGACCGACGACGTCATCGAGACGGTGCACGACCCCGAGTACGTGGCCGCCGTCCGGCACGCGGGGACCACGCTGGAACCCGACCTGATGCGCGGCCTGGGCACCGACGACGACCCGCTGTTCCTCGGCATGCACGAGGCCGCGGCGCGGCAGCTCGGCGGGTCCGTCGCGCTGGCCGACGCCCTGTGGCGCGGCGAGATCACGCACGGCGTGAACGTCGCGGGCGGCATGCACCACGCGATGCCGGGCGCGGCGTCGGGCTTCTGCGTCTACAACGACGCGGCCGCGGCGATCCGGCGCCTCCTCGACCTCGGCGCGGAGCGGGTCGCCTACCTGGACTTCGACGCGCACCACGGCGACGGCGTCGAGGCGATTTTCTGGGACGACCCGCGCGTCCTGACCGTCTCGATCCACGAGGACGGTCGCACCCTCTTCCCCGGCACGGGCGCCTCGTCCGACGTCGGCATGCCCGGCCCGGCCGAGGGCACCGCCGTCAACATCCCGGTCCCGGCGCGCACCAGGGGCGCGGCGTGGCTGCGGGCCATCGACGCCGTCGTGCCCGCGCTGGTGCGGGAGCACCGCCCGCAGGCGATCGTCTCCCAGCACGGCTGCGACGCCCACGGGCGCGACCCGCTCTCCAACCTGAACGTCTCCGTGGACGCGCAGACCACCGCGCAGCAGTGGGCGCACGCACTCGCGCACGAGCACGCCGACGGCCGCTGGCTCGCCCTGGGCGGCGGCGGCTACGCCGTGTCCGACGTCGTCCCGCTGGCCTGGACGGCGCTCGTGGCCGAGGCCGCGCACGCACCCCTGGAGCGCGGGGCCGAGCTGCCCGCCTCGTGGCGCGACGCCGTCGAGGCCCTGGACCTGGAGGCCGCGCACACGCTCGGCACGGCCGAGGTCCCGTTCCGGAGCTGGCGCGAGGGCTACGACCCCGCGGACGCCGTCGACCGCGCGGTCCAGGCGACCCGGCGCGCGGTCTTCCCCCTCTGGGGCCTGGACCCGCTGCTCGACTGA
- a CDS encoding TrkH family potassium uptake protein, with protein sequence MPPIFRHRLFGLRELVDELAFRAPARLAVTVFAGVIGLFAILLLVPFATADGEGASFVDALFTAVSAVCVTGLVVQDTATYWSFYGQVVILAGIKVGGFGIMTVASLLGMMVSRKIGLTQKLLTASETKTSRLGDVGSLVRVIIITATTLELSIALLLFPRFLILEDNVGTAAWHSLFYGISAFNNAGFVPTEDGLMPHVGDWSLLLPIALGVFIGALGFPVILNLQRALPRPGHRWRGWTKRLSLHSKLTLVTSAALLVAGALLLLVLEWTNPRTFGPLSLGDKLLAGLFAGIMPRSGGFSTVDIGAMHESSWLITDALMFVGGGSASTAGGIKVTTLAVMLLAIIAEARGDRDIEAFGRRIPRDVLRLSIAVVFTGASIVLVSCVALLQLTDLPLSKVLFEVLSAFATVGLTTGITYDLPDAGKYVLAALMFVGRTGAVTVVAVLALRDRRRIIRFPEERPIIG encoded by the coding sequence ATGCCGCCGATCTTCCGGCACAGGCTGTTCGGCCTCCGGGAGCTGGTGGACGAGCTGGCGTTCCGTGCCCCGGCGCGCCTGGCCGTCACCGTCTTCGCGGGTGTCATCGGGCTGTTCGCGATCCTGCTGCTGGTGCCGTTCGCGACCGCCGACGGCGAGGGCGCGAGCTTCGTCGACGCGCTGTTCACCGCGGTCTCCGCCGTCTGCGTGACGGGGCTCGTGGTCCAGGACACGGCGACGTACTGGTCGTTCTACGGCCAGGTCGTCATCCTCGCGGGCATCAAGGTGGGCGGCTTCGGCATCATGACCGTCGCCTCGCTGCTCGGCATGATGGTGTCGCGCAAGATCGGGCTCACGCAGAAGCTGCTCACCGCGTCGGAGACCAAGACGAGCCGGCTGGGCGACGTCGGCTCCCTGGTCCGCGTCATCATCATCACCGCGACCACGCTCGAGCTGTCGATCGCGCTGCTGCTCTTCCCGCGCTTCCTGATCCTCGAGGACAACGTGGGCACGGCGGCCTGGCACTCCCTGTTCTACGGGATCTCCGCCTTCAACAACGCGGGGTTCGTGCCGACGGAGGACGGCCTGATGCCGCACGTCGGCGACTGGTCGCTCCTGCTGCCCATCGCGCTCGGCGTCTTCATCGGCGCGCTCGGGTTCCCCGTGATCCTCAACCTGCAGCGGGCGCTGCCCCGGCCGGGCCACCGCTGGCGCGGCTGGACCAAGCGGCTCTCGCTGCACAGCAAGCTGACGCTCGTGACCAGCGCCGCACTACTCGTCGCGGGCGCGCTGCTGCTGCTGGTCCTAGAGTGGACCAACCCCAGGACCTTCGGCCCGCTGAGCCTGGGGGACAAGCTGCTGGCCGGCCTGTTCGCCGGGATCATGCCGCGCTCGGGCGGGTTCAGCACCGTGGACATCGGCGCGATGCACGAGTCGAGCTGGCTCATCACGGACGCGCTGATGTTCGTGGGCGGCGGCTCGGCGTCGACGGCCGGCGGTATCAAGGTGACGACCCTCGCCGTCATGCTGCTGGCGATCATCGCCGAGGCGCGGGGCGACCGGGACATCGAGGCGTTCGGCCGCCGGATCCCGCGCGACGTGCTGCGGCTCTCGATCGCGGTCGTGTTCACGGGCGCGAGCATCGTGCTGGTCTCGTGCGTCGCGCTGCTGCAGCTCACCGACCTCCCCCTGTCCAAGGTGCTGTTCGAGGTGCTGTCGGCGTTCGCGACGGTCGGCCTCACGACCGGCATCACGTACGACCTGCCCGACGCCGGGAAGTACGTGCTGGCCGCCCTGATGTTCGTGGGGCGCACCGGCGCCGTGACCGTCGTCGCGGTGCTGGCCCTGCGCGACCGGCGGCGCATCATAAGGTTCCCGGAGGAACGCCCCATCATCGGGTGA